CGAAAACCACAATTTAATGTtgaaagaaagagcagggctgagATTAGGACTTTggaaacctgggttcagatcccctCTTTGCAGTGAGGGAAGGGTTTCGCTGAGCGCTCTTGGGTCAGTTTCCCCGTTCCATGCTTAACCTAGCTGATTGGATTGTTGTAAATAATAAGAGAGTCCTatagtcagtggtccccaaccttgggcctccagatgttcttggacttcaactcccagaaatcctggccagcagaggtggtagtgaaggcttctgggagttgcagtctgagaacatctggaggcccaagattggggattACTGCTATATGTCACCTTAAGTTCCTTTGGAGAAAAACAGAATATCAATGTAGCCGATAGGCCATTTATAATTCAGCCCTATGAATGGTGAGACTTGCTCCTGAGTAAGCCTGCATGAGAAGAAGCTGCTTACAGTTAGCAATACTCCCTATTTCCAAGAACATGATTTTCATGAAAGACCTAAGGGGACCATCATCACATGAGCCCTTGCCACTAAGGTCCAGCCCTTCCTTTGTGCCGGGCTGGATGATCGTCAGTGGTCCAGAGGCTACAGATGTCCGTCCCTTCATCTTTGAGGGCCACAATGTCCTCCCCTCCCAGTGTGCCCtaaaatttacaatttttttcaaaactaaagAAGCTCCCTTGTACCCTCCAGAAGCAAAAATTAAAGAGCATGAGGAGAAGGTTCACATGGCTTGGAGGGGGCCAAGGgcctttcctgttcagaaagaagtctcccagctagcactggggcaggaacaggaagccagGCAGAGCTAGGCCCAGCTAAGCCTCAGAGCCTTCTCATTTTGGCCTTTCTTCAGGTGAGTCACATTTCAGTGCTCGTAAGGTACAGTATCTGAAAGGTaagtagaattcccagaatggagaagtaTGATACTTCTAGTCCTGAAAATGTTGTAGGGCAGCCTCAAAGGCTTATTCAGAAGAGAGTGGATCCAAaatagctaataataataataataataataataataataataataataataataataataataataataataataataataataataataataataataccaccaccaccaccaccaccaccaccaccaccacccatctggcagccagggccactctgggcggtttaatcACCGTGGAGATCATCTTTTAAGTTTGGTCTCAatcctggagtggattcactgccCTGCTGACACTGGAGCGAGTGGCCTGTCATGGATGCAATGATCACAACAGCTCATCTTCTATGCTTGCACTGAGAGATCTGGCCTTCACTGtcatcctttttcttcctcctcctcctcctcctctaccctCTTTACTAGGAGTTGGCTGAGAAGCTTCATGCCCAGTATCCAGAGCATTACCCCGATGCCAACCACAAGCCGGAGATGGCGATTGCCCTTACTCCTTTCGAGGGTCTGTGTGGCTTCCGTCCTGTTGAAGAAATTGTGGCCTTCCTCCAGAGTAAGCATGTGATGGGATATATTTGCCAGAAAAGGGGATAAATAGTGCTATCAGTCACAGGAAGATACAAATAGAATGCAAGGTGCCCCGTTTGGCCATTTCTGTATAATAGGCATTTCTTAGAAAACCAAGTAATAGATAGAATGAGCAGTAATGTTTTGCTGTTGTACgtcttgattccctactgtgcctcctcaatgggctggacttgatgatcctggagtggattcactgccCTGCTGACACATGAttattgtagtccaagaaatcccacccaccccccgtctCTACTTGACGGGTGTGCTTTGTCACTGACCTCTTTGTCTTCCTGCAGATGTTTCAGAGTTCCGAGCCTTGATCGGGAGCGTAGCTGCCGAACAGCTGGAGCGCAGTGTGGGGGACGACCCTCGGGGTGTTTCAGCCGCACTGCGCGTGTGCTTCACCCGGATGATGAAGACCGAGAAGAAGGTCTTCGTGGACCAGCTCAACATGCTTGTGAAGAGGATCTCCCGAGAAGGTTTGTTCTGTGTGAGACAAGGAGGGTCTACCTTGGCTTTTccgctctccagatgttttgaacggAAGTGCCCACCATCCATGGTGGCTGGGGcagatgggaaatgtagtccaaagcTTCTGGTAAATGTTgggcgcagtggtccccaaccttggctctccagatgttcttagactacagctcccagaagccttcaccaccacctctgctggccaggatttctgggagttgaagtccaagaacatctggagggccaaggttggggaccactacatAATTTGttctcagatgttttggacttcaaatcccaggcGCCCCAACTGGACATGCCCAGAGGTTTCTCGAACAAGTTCCAAAAATCTGAAAGAATCGGTTAACCatgtggaaggaaaaaaatgaggaaagatGTAGGATCTGACCCAGGATATTCACTTGGCTCTTTCTCCACGCCTCTGGTCCACAGCTGCCGAAGGGAAGGATACCTCACCCAGCTGTGGCGAACTGCTCCTTCGTCTTCACTCGCAGTACCCAGGAGATATCGGCTGCTTTGCCATCTATTTCCTGAACCTGATGAAGCTGCAGCCGGGAGAGTGTATGTTCCTGGGAGCGAACGAGCCTCATGCCTACCTCAACGGAGGTGAGTTTACCTGTGGGAGAAATAATACGTGGCTGTCCTGGGTATTTTAACCAGCTCTTGCCTCCTCCACGGGGCCACATCCAAACTCAAAGGCATTATTCATCAAAGCTGGTAGCGGGGTGAGAATGGGGAAAGAATTCCTTTTTCGGGCTACAGCTCTCTGaatctggagaattctgggagttgtagtccagaacagtCACTTTTCCAAGTGCTGGCTTAGTGGGAGCAAAAGTAGGGGAAGGCCATGTATGGCCTCCTTGCACATTTTCTATACACCCGTCTTTCCCAAGTGAAGCATAGCCTTCCTGGATCAAACTGGAGGACTCCGTAGCCCAACATGCTGGTTCCTCAGAATGACCAGCCAGGAGTCCCAGCGAGAGGCATTCGGTTAGGACATGAAGGCAAAATGCTTCCTCCAAGTCCCATTCTCAAGCATCTGGTATGCACCCTGTTCCCCATGAATTTGTCTCAGTCTCGTTTTAAAGTCTTCTGGGTTGGCGACCGTTGCCACATctggtggcagtgagttccatagTAGAACGATCATACATGTAAGAAAGTACTTTTTTGAGTCCTTCCTGAGTCTCTTGCCTTTGGATTTCCACCTGGGAGTAGCAGAAAGTTTTCAGGAAGGTTGTTCTTGCCTTGCTTATAAAATTAGTGAACGCATACTTcgactttttaaagtatttggcCCTTGTTAATTCTCCATGCAGACTGCATTGAGTGCATGGCGTGTTCAGACAACACGGTGCGAGCCGGCCTGACCCCCAAGTTCATCGACGTCCTCACCCTGTGCGAAATGCTGAACTACACGCCGGCCCCCAGCAGCTCCAAGCTCTTGGCCCCGACTCAAAGTCGCACGGATCCGCACGTCTACCTCTACGATCCCCCCATCCCAGACTTTGCGGTCATGAAGATAGAGGTGagtttcctttgctttctgcTCCCGGAAAGTCAAGGGCATCGTGATTCCATGTGGCTTTTGCATAGGGATGGGGATTTTGTAACTCCCAAGACTCAcagccccagaatcccccagaccgATTtctgggagggaagaaagaagaaggcaaaagagaGGCTTTCCTACTGCTGTGTCCTTTCTTCAGTCAATGTGCTTTAGTTGGGAAGCCAGAAGGGACACCCTTTCAGTTATAGTGGTTGTTGGGAATCACCTCACTGCTCCGTGGGAAGGGCAGTCTCACTACCCATATCagtagctcccaaccttgggtctccagatgttcttggactgcaactcccagaaatcctgggcagcacagctcgtggtgaaaaggcttcctgggagttttagtccatgaacatctggccacccaaggttgaaaaccactgcacTAGATTCTGCAGGGGGAGCCTCTCAATAAACGACCATCTCCTTGTGGCCTTGAGcgacatgttgttgtttagtcgttaagtcgtgtccgactcttcctgacccatggaccagagcacgccaggccctcctgtcttccactgcctcccggagtttggtcaaattcatgttggttgcttcgcagacactgtccaaccatctcatcctccgtcgtccccttctcctcttgccttcacactttcccaacattaaggacttttccagggagtcctctcttctcacgagatggccaaagtattggagcttcagcttcaggatctgtccttccagggagcactcagggttgatttccttcagaatggataggtttgttctccttgcagtccggggggctctcaagagcctcctccagcaccacaattcaaaatcatcaattcttcggcggtcagccttctttatggtccagctctcacttccgtgaGTGAGTGGCATATGTGGTTCTAATTTCCTTTCAGTCCTGCCTTCCTTACAAGAAACCTCCAGGGTAGATCAGAGTGACTCATAGTAACCAGCCCAACAGTTCAACACAGAGTCCCTGTGCTTTTCAGTGCTTGGAGGACAGATAGAGAGGTTTATTTCATTGATTTGCTGCATTTTGATCCCACTGAAGTCAGGGTGGCATGCATAGCATTATCCTCATGACCCAGTGCGGTAGATTAGGTTGAGAAAATGCAATAGGGGCAAAACTCCTCTAATGAATTCCATGGGTCGGCTGGAACATTGTCCTGCTATGTAAGAGTGATTTTTGGCAGCCACTGGGAGGATGGAGGTACGATTTGGCTCAACCCAAGAAAATGGATTATGGAGGAAATCTCTGGTTTATGTTGTCAGAATTAATATTGGGTGGCCATTGGTCAACTTGCCTAtagtcatacagtggtgcctctcaagacgattgcctcgcaggacgattaatctgcaagacgatgggtttttgcgatcgctgtggcgcttcgcaagacgatgttttctatggacgattttcgcaagacaatgtttggcTTTTTTGCGTGTGAGAGGAAAGAGGAGTTTGCTGGTATCTTTTGCTGGGTGGGCTCGCTGCAGCGCTTTgagttgtgtgcatgtgtgtatgggTGTTGTATGTGTTCCGCCCTTGGGGAGATTGTAAAGTAGGGGAAGCGCGTGAGAGGGACCGACGTGCCCCTCCTGCACAAATAAATGGGGGACGAGGTAGGTGAGGGGTTCATCG
The Pogona vitticeps strain Pit_001003342236 chromosome 12, PviZW2.1, whole genome shotgun sequence genome window above contains:
- the MPI gene encoding mannose-6-phosphate isomerase → MAELRVFPLACVVQNYAWGKLGRDSEVAKLLASSDPMVQIEEDKAYAELWMGAHPKGDAVILDNRIPQKTLGQWIADNPACLGAKVKDAFQGQLPFLFKVLSVNTALSIQAHPNKELAEKLHAQYPEHYPDANHKPEMAIALTPFEGLCGFRPVEEIVAFLQNVSEFRALIGSVAAEQLERSVGDDPRGVSAALRVCFTRMMKTEKKVFVDQLNMLVKRISREAAEGKDTSPSCGELLLRLHSQYPGDIGCFAIYFLNLMKLQPGECMFLGANEPHAYLNGDCIECMACSDNTVRAGLTPKFIDVLTLCEMLNYTPAPSSSKLLAPTQSRTDPHVYLYDPPIPDFAVMKIELPASNKLYLISAIDSASILLVVQGTATGTSTAAVSEMALHRGSVLFISANESVSLHMSSGEGMLLFRACCLL